One Nicotiana sylvestris chromosome 12, ASM39365v2, whole genome shotgun sequence genomic window carries:
- the LOC104227241 gene encoding uncharacterized protein, with the protein MKRFYSVVPSEPSKHGSTSQSSSNLEETTDESEQRPQSEVVNLDSLETNSAKRLAIRKYHLNDRDAVRRRYIQQGPCRSRNHNFPQRNFYGQLHRFNPRWFVEYDWLEYSITKDAAYCFYCYLFQDECINQGGGDVFSSIEFTSWNKKDRFVVHISGPNNIHNQSRRNCEDLMRQNQSIQSALAKQSEQQKLEYRTRLKAAIDVIRYLLNQGLSFRGHRECESSFNRGNYIELLTWYAKRCKILMMRLKNIIKDIDDDHFSILVDESRDVSCKEQMTIVPRYVDRRGSVIERFMGIVHVRDTSALSLRNEIVNLLAQHSLSPSSIRRQCYDGASNMQGDLNGLKILMQKESRGAHSIHCFAHQLQLTLVAISRRCDQVQELLLLLSDILNMVGSSFKLRDELRESQAEEIEEALRKGELETGKGLNQELGLARAGDTRWGSHYKSFNNFIIMFGPIIDALDAIAVNERFEEKCKAKGYLKACLTFEVVFTLHLMRTVLEIINELNAAFQKKEQDIANAMLLVGVTNDHLQTLRKEGWNSLIDEVSKFCIKYDIFIPKFDELYVIPGRSRRRVSEYTISQHYRVEILRLAKLYPDDFDKYSMVDLRFQLQNYIVDVRDHDKRFSGLKGLGDLSIKLVETKKHGTYPLVFQLVKFALLLPVATATVERTFSAMNFSASRPHQSACQDSGRRQSHHALTNQPVKIQASVSRISQLLSFILQSHLHFISQINQILQSHFHFTLQSHFSAAFFSFILILRKVSK; encoded by the exons ATGAAGAGATTTTATTCTGTAGTACCTTCCGAGCCTTCAAAACACGGATCAACATCTCAAAGTTCATCTAACTTGGAAGAAACGACCGATGAGTCAGAACAACGTCCACAAAGTGAAGTAGTTAATTTGGATTCTTTAGAGACTAATTCGGCTAAAAGATTAGCAATTCGAAAATATCATCTAAATGATCGTGATGCAGTAAGAAGAAGATATATTCAACAAGGTCCTTGCCGATCTCGAAATCACAATTTCCCTCAAAGAAATTTTTATGGGCAATTGCACCGCTTTAATCCTCGATGGTTTGTTGAGTACGATTGGTTGGAGTATAGCATAACAAAAGATGCGGCATATTGCTTctattgttatttgtttcaaGATGAATGTATTAATCAAGGGGGAGGAGATGTATTTTCAAGCATAGAGTTTACAAGTTGGAACAAGAAGGATAGATTTGTCGTGCATATTAGTGGACCAAACAACATTCATAATCAGTCAAGAAGGAATTGTGAAGATTTGATGAGACAAAATCAATCCATTCAAAGTGCACTTGCTAAACAATCTGAACAACAAAAGTTAGAATACCGAACTCGTTTAAAAGCTGCAATTGATGTGATAAGATATCTTTTGAACCAAGGATTATCATTTCGGGGACATCGTGAATGTGAGTCATCTTTTAATAGAGGTAATTATATTGAACTTCTTACATGGTATGCAAAGCGATGTAAAATATTGATGATGCGTTTAAAAAA TATCATTAAGGATATAGATGATGATCACTTTTCTATCTTAGTTGATGAATCTCGTGATGTGTCATGTAAGGAGCAAATGACTATTGTTCCGCGTTACGTTGATAGAAGGGGAAGCGTGATTGAGCGATTTATGGGTATTGTTCATGTTCGTGATACTTCTGCATTGTCTCTAAGGAACGAAATTGTTAATTTACTTGCTCAACATTCTTTAAGTCCATCTTCTATACGTAGACAATGTTATGATGGAGCAAGCAACATGCAAGGTGATTTAAATGGTCTTAAGATCTTAATGCAAAAAGAAAGTAGAGGTGCTCATTCTATTCATTGTTTTGCTCATCAACTTCAATTAACTCTTGTTGCGATTTCTAGAAGATGTGATCAAGtacaagaacttttattattgcTTTCCGATATATTGAATATGGTGGGATCTTCTTTCAAGCTTAGAGATGAACTTCGTGAATCTCAAGCAGAAGAAATAGAAGAGGCATTACGTAAAGGGGAGCTTGAAACTGGTAAGGGTttgaatcaagaattgggtctTGCTAGAGCTGGTGATACTCGATGGGGATCTCATTATAAATcctttaataattttattattatgtttGGCCCTATTATTGATGCGCTTGATGCTATTGCTGTTAACGAACGTTTTGAAGAGAAATGTAAGGCAAAGGGATATCTTAAAGCATGTTTAACATTTGAAGTTGTCTTCACGTTGCATTTGATGCGTACGGTTTTAGAAATCATAAATGAGCTTAATGCAGCCTTTCAAAAGAAGGAGCAAGATATTGCAAATGCCATGCTACTTGTTGGAGTGACAAATGATCATTTGCAAACATTGagaaaagaaggttggaattcaCTTATTGATGAGGTATCTAAATTCTGTATAAAATATGATATTTTTATACCCAAATTTGATGAGCTTTATGTTATCCCTGGAAGATCACGTCGTAGAGTTTCTGAGTACACTATTTCGCAGCACTATCGTGTTGAG ATATTGAGATTAGCTAAGTTATATCCTGATGATTTTGATAAATATTCAATGGTTGACCTTCGCTTTCAGCTTCAGAATTACATTGTTGATGTCCGAGATCATGATAAAAGGTTTTCTGGTCTTAAGGGACTTGGTGATCTTTCCATAAAACTAGTGGAGACAAAGAAGCATGGGACTTATCCTCTTGTTTTTCAACTAGTGAAATTTGCTTTGCTTTTGCCAGTTGCTACTGCTACAGTTGAGAGAACTTTTTCGGCAATGAA TTTCTCCGCCTCACGCCCTCACCAATCAGCTTGTCAAGACTCAGGCCGGCGTCAGTCGCATCACGCCCTCACCAATCAGCCCGTCAAGATTCAAGCCAGCGTCAGTCGCATTTCTCAGCTTCTTTCTTTCATTCTTCAGTCGCATCTTCACTTCATTTCTCAAATCAATCAGATTCTTCAGTCGCATTTTCATTTCACTCTTCAGTCGCATTTCTCAGCTGCATTCTTCAGCTTCATCTTGATTCTTCGT AAAGTGTCGAAGTAA
- the LOC104218495 gene encoding uncharacterized protein isoform X5: MQGLLNNLQDWELSLKDKDKKMKSQARGKEKLREDWSHTSELPTGPQVNGTQRVGKSTLISGAAGPYDYSKKYNPTSHLSSEMLSEESNIDANSEKELGNEFFKQKKFKEAIDCYSRSIALSPTAVAYANRAMAYLKLKRFQEAENDCTEALNLDDRYIKAYSRRSTARKELGKLKESIEDAEFASRLEPQNQEIKKQYGEVKALYEKEILKRVSGATGVSAQGAQNTGKTNKTGPVIQSVGSSQKVAEVRKIPAKESSRDVPGTAMEVEDTHMQINSKGSDASATVPTLNPAKRPHKNSKQELKESVQELAARAASLAKAEAAKNIAPPNSAYQFEVSWRGLSGDRDLQTHLLKVTSPSMLPQIFKNALSAPMLMDIVRCVATFSIEDMDLAIRYLENLTKVPRFDMIIMCLSSTDKAELVKIWDEVFCKGAEEHSATLGALRLKYGL, from the exons ATGCAGGGGCTCTTGAATAACTTACAGGATTGGGAACTATCATTGAAGGATAAAGACAAAAAGATGAAATCGCAGGCTCGTGGCAAAGAGAAGTTG AGAGAAGACTGGAGCCATACTAGTGAACTTCCTACTGGTCCTCAAGTTAATGGGACACAACGAGTTGGCAAATCTACCTTGATCTCAGGTGCTGCTGGTCCATATGATTATTCTAAAAAGTACAATCCAACTAGCCATCTATCAAGTGAAATGTTGTCAGAAGAGAGTAACATTGACGCCAATTCAGAGAAAGAGCTG GGTAATGAGTTCTTTAAGCAGAAAAAGTTCAAGGAAGCTATTGATTGCTATTCTAGAAGCATCGCACTTTCACCAACTGCAGTAGCTTATGCCAATAGAGCAATGGCTTATCTTAAACTCAAAAG GTTTCAAGAGGCAGAGAACGACTGCACAGAGGCCTTGAATCTGGATGATCGCTACATTAAAGCATATTCTCGCCGTTCAACTGCTAGGAAAGAACTTGGAAAATTGAAAGAATCAATTGAAG ATGCTGAATTTGCCTCGAGGTTGGAGCCACAGAACCAAGAAATCAAGAAGCAGTATGGAGAAGTTAAGGCTCTGTATGAGAAG GAGATTCTTAAAAGAGTATCAGGAGCAACAGGAGTTTCTGCACAAGGGGCTCAAAACACTGGAAAGACAAATAAAACTGGCCCTGTGATCCAATCTGTAGGTAGTTCTCAAAAGGTGGCTGAAGTTCGGAAAATTCCTGCCAAG GAAAGTAGTAGAGATGTTCCTGGGACTGCTATGGAAGTTGAAGATACTCATATGCAGATTAATAGCAAAGGTTCAGATGCTTCTGCCACCGTTCCCACCCTGAATCCTGCAAAG AGACCTCACAAAAATAGCAAGCAAGAACTCAAGGAATCTGTCCAAGAGCTTGCTGCTCGAGCAGCTAGTCTTGCCAAGGCCGAAGCTGCAAAAAATATTGCACCACCAAATTCAGCGTATCAGTTTGAGGTTTCTTGGCGAGGACTTTCTGGTGATCGTGATCTGCAAACTCATTTATTGAAG GTCACTTCACCTTCAATGTTACCCCAAATATTTAAAAATGCCTTGTCTGCTCCGATGCTCATGGACATTGTAAGATGCGTTGCCACATTTTCCAT TGAAGATATGGATTTAGCAATTAGATACCTGGAAAATCTTACAAAGGTCCCAAGGTTCGACATGATCATCATGTGCCTTTCATCCACTGATAAAGCTG AACTTGTCAAGATATGGGATGAGGTTTTCTGTAAGGGAGCCGAGGAGCACTCTGCAACCCTCGGTGCACTTCGCTTGAAATATGGCCTATAA
- the LOC104218495 gene encoding uncharacterized protein isoform X3 — protein MARVPGKHTRDQFQGLLNNLQDWELSLKDKDKKMKSQARGKEKLREDWSHTSELPTGPQVNGTQRVGKSTLISGAAGPYDYSKKYNPTSHLSSEMLSEESNIDANSEKELGNEFFKQKKFKEAIDCYSRSIALSPTAVAYANRAMAYLKLKRFQEAENDCTEALNLDDRYIKAYSRRSTARKELGKLKESIEDAEFASRLEPQNQEIKKQYGEVKALYEKEILKRVSGATGVSAQGAQNTGKTNKTGPVIQSVGSSQKVAEVRKIPAKESSRDVPGTAMEVEDTHMQINSKGSDASATVPTLNPAKRPHKNSKQELKESVQELAARAASLAKAEAAKNIAPPNSAYQFEVSWRGLSGDRDLQTHLLKVTSPSMLPQIFKNALSAPMLMDIVRCVATFSIEDMDLAIRYLENLTKVPRFDMIIMCLSSTDKAELVKIWDEVFCKGAEEHSATLGALRLKYGL, from the exons ATGGCGAGGGTTCCAGGCAAGCACACTCGCGATCAATTTCAg GGGCTCTTGAATAACTTACAGGATTGGGAACTATCATTGAAGGATAAAGACAAAAAGATGAAATCGCAGGCTCGTGGCAAAGAGAAGTTG AGAGAAGACTGGAGCCATACTAGTGAACTTCCTACTGGTCCTCAAGTTAATGGGACACAACGAGTTGGCAAATCTACCTTGATCTCAGGTGCTGCTGGTCCATATGATTATTCTAAAAAGTACAATCCAACTAGCCATCTATCAAGTGAAATGTTGTCAGAAGAGAGTAACATTGACGCCAATTCAGAGAAAGAGCTG GGTAATGAGTTCTTTAAGCAGAAAAAGTTCAAGGAAGCTATTGATTGCTATTCTAGAAGCATCGCACTTTCACCAACTGCAGTAGCTTATGCCAATAGAGCAATGGCTTATCTTAAACTCAAAAG GTTTCAAGAGGCAGAGAACGACTGCACAGAGGCCTTGAATCTGGATGATCGCTACATTAAAGCATATTCTCGCCGTTCAACTGCTAGGAAAGAACTTGGAAAATTGAAAGAATCAATTGAAG ATGCTGAATTTGCCTCGAGGTTGGAGCCACAGAACCAAGAAATCAAGAAGCAGTATGGAGAAGTTAAGGCTCTGTATGAGAAG GAGATTCTTAAAAGAGTATCAGGAGCAACAGGAGTTTCTGCACAAGGGGCTCAAAACACTGGAAAGACAAATAAAACTGGCCCTGTGATCCAATCTGTAGGTAGTTCTCAAAAGGTGGCTGAAGTTCGGAAAATTCCTGCCAAG GAAAGTAGTAGAGATGTTCCTGGGACTGCTATGGAAGTTGAAGATACTCATATGCAGATTAATAGCAAAGGTTCAGATGCTTCTGCCACCGTTCCCACCCTGAATCCTGCAAAG AGACCTCACAAAAATAGCAAGCAAGAACTCAAGGAATCTGTCCAAGAGCTTGCTGCTCGAGCAGCTAGTCTTGCCAAGGCCGAAGCTGCAAAAAATATTGCACCACCAAATTCAGCGTATCAGTTTGAGGTTTCTTGGCGAGGACTTTCTGGTGATCGTGATCTGCAAACTCATTTATTGAAG GTCACTTCACCTTCAATGTTACCCCAAATATTTAAAAATGCCTTGTCTGCTCCGATGCTCATGGACATTGTAAGATGCGTTGCCACATTTTCCAT TGAAGATATGGATTTAGCAATTAGATACCTGGAAAATCTTACAAAGGTCCCAAGGTTCGACATGATCATCATGTGCCTTTCATCCACTGATAAAGCTG AACTTGTCAAGATATGGGATGAGGTTTTCTGTAAGGGAGCCGAGGAGCACTCTGCAACCCTCGGTGCACTTCGCTTGAAATATGGCCTATAA
- the LOC104218495 gene encoding uncharacterized protein isoform X2 encodes MARVPGKHTRDQFQDMQGLLNNLQDWELSLKDKDKKMKSQARGKEKLREDWSHTSELPTGPQVNGTQRVGKSTLISGAAGPYDYSKKYNPTSHLSSEMLSEESNIDANSEKELGNEFFKQKKFKEAIDCYSRSIALSPTAVAYANRAMAYLKLKRFQEAENDCTEALNLDDRYIKAYSRRSTARKELGKLKESIEDAEFASRLEPQNQEIKKQYGEVKALYEKEILKRVSGATGVSAQGAQNTGKTNKTGPVIQSVGSSQKVAEVRKIPAKESSRDVPGTAMEVEDTHMQINSKGSDASATVPTLNPAKRPHKNSKQELKESVQELAARAASLAKAEAAKNIAPPNSAYQFEVSWRGLSGDRDLQTHLLKVTSPSMLPQIFKNALSAPMLMDIVRCVATFSIEDMDLAIRYLENLTKVPRFDMIIMCLSSTDKAELVKIWDEVFCKGAEEHSATLGALRLKYGL; translated from the exons ATGGCGAGGGTTCCAGGCAAGCACACTCGCGATCAATTTCAg GACATGCAGGGGCTCTTGAATAACTTACAGGATTGGGAACTATCATTGAAGGATAAAGACAAAAAGATGAAATCGCAGGCTCGTGGCAAAGAGAAGTTG AGAGAAGACTGGAGCCATACTAGTGAACTTCCTACTGGTCCTCAAGTTAATGGGACACAACGAGTTGGCAAATCTACCTTGATCTCAGGTGCTGCTGGTCCATATGATTATTCTAAAAAGTACAATCCAACTAGCCATCTATCAAGTGAAATGTTGTCAGAAGAGAGTAACATTGACGCCAATTCAGAGAAAGAGCTG GGTAATGAGTTCTTTAAGCAGAAAAAGTTCAAGGAAGCTATTGATTGCTATTCTAGAAGCATCGCACTTTCACCAACTGCAGTAGCTTATGCCAATAGAGCAATGGCTTATCTTAAACTCAAAAG GTTTCAAGAGGCAGAGAACGACTGCACAGAGGCCTTGAATCTGGATGATCGCTACATTAAAGCATATTCTCGCCGTTCAACTGCTAGGAAAGAACTTGGAAAATTGAAAGAATCAATTGAAG ATGCTGAATTTGCCTCGAGGTTGGAGCCACAGAACCAAGAAATCAAGAAGCAGTATGGAGAAGTTAAGGCTCTGTATGAGAAG GAGATTCTTAAAAGAGTATCAGGAGCAACAGGAGTTTCTGCACAAGGGGCTCAAAACACTGGAAAGACAAATAAAACTGGCCCTGTGATCCAATCTGTAGGTAGTTCTCAAAAGGTGGCTGAAGTTCGGAAAATTCCTGCCAAG GAAAGTAGTAGAGATGTTCCTGGGACTGCTATGGAAGTTGAAGATACTCATATGCAGATTAATAGCAAAGGTTCAGATGCTTCTGCCACCGTTCCCACCCTGAATCCTGCAAAG AGACCTCACAAAAATAGCAAGCAAGAACTCAAGGAATCTGTCCAAGAGCTTGCTGCTCGAGCAGCTAGTCTTGCCAAGGCCGAAGCTGCAAAAAATATTGCACCACCAAATTCAGCGTATCAGTTTGAGGTTTCTTGGCGAGGACTTTCTGGTGATCGTGATCTGCAAACTCATTTATTGAAG GTCACTTCACCTTCAATGTTACCCCAAATATTTAAAAATGCCTTGTCTGCTCCGATGCTCATGGACATTGTAAGATGCGTTGCCACATTTTCCAT TGAAGATATGGATTTAGCAATTAGATACCTGGAAAATCTTACAAAGGTCCCAAGGTTCGACATGATCATCATGTGCCTTTCATCCACTGATAAAGCTG AACTTGTCAAGATATGGGATGAGGTTTTCTGTAAGGGAGCCGAGGAGCACTCTGCAACCCTCGGTGCACTTCGCTTGAAATATGGCCTATAA
- the LOC104218495 gene encoding uncharacterized protein isoform X1, whose amino-acid sequence MARVPGKHTRDQFQGFICSILSGLWFYWHYLADQDMQGLLNNLQDWELSLKDKDKKMKSQARGKEKLREDWSHTSELPTGPQVNGTQRVGKSTLISGAAGPYDYSKKYNPTSHLSSEMLSEESNIDANSEKELGNEFFKQKKFKEAIDCYSRSIALSPTAVAYANRAMAYLKLKRFQEAENDCTEALNLDDRYIKAYSRRSTARKELGKLKESIEDAEFASRLEPQNQEIKKQYGEVKALYEKEILKRVSGATGVSAQGAQNTGKTNKTGPVIQSVGSSQKVAEVRKIPAKESSRDVPGTAMEVEDTHMQINSKGSDASATVPTLNPAKRPHKNSKQELKESVQELAARAASLAKAEAAKNIAPPNSAYQFEVSWRGLSGDRDLQTHLLKVTSPSMLPQIFKNALSAPMLMDIVRCVATFSIEDMDLAIRYLENLTKVPRFDMIIMCLSSTDKAELVKIWDEVFCKGAEEHSATLGALRLKYGL is encoded by the exons ATGGCGAGGGTTCCAGGCAAGCACACTCGCGATCAATTTCAg GGATTCATTTGCTCGATATTATCTGGTTTGTGGTTTTACTGGCATTATCTGGCTGACCAGGACATGCAGGGGCTCTTGAATAACTTACAGGATTGGGAACTATCATTGAAGGATAAAGACAAAAAGATGAAATCGCAGGCTCGTGGCAAAGAGAAGTTG AGAGAAGACTGGAGCCATACTAGTGAACTTCCTACTGGTCCTCAAGTTAATGGGACACAACGAGTTGGCAAATCTACCTTGATCTCAGGTGCTGCTGGTCCATATGATTATTCTAAAAAGTACAATCCAACTAGCCATCTATCAAGTGAAATGTTGTCAGAAGAGAGTAACATTGACGCCAATTCAGAGAAAGAGCTG GGTAATGAGTTCTTTAAGCAGAAAAAGTTCAAGGAAGCTATTGATTGCTATTCTAGAAGCATCGCACTTTCACCAACTGCAGTAGCTTATGCCAATAGAGCAATGGCTTATCTTAAACTCAAAAG GTTTCAAGAGGCAGAGAACGACTGCACAGAGGCCTTGAATCTGGATGATCGCTACATTAAAGCATATTCTCGCCGTTCAACTGCTAGGAAAGAACTTGGAAAATTGAAAGAATCAATTGAAG ATGCTGAATTTGCCTCGAGGTTGGAGCCACAGAACCAAGAAATCAAGAAGCAGTATGGAGAAGTTAAGGCTCTGTATGAGAAG GAGATTCTTAAAAGAGTATCAGGAGCAACAGGAGTTTCTGCACAAGGGGCTCAAAACACTGGAAAGACAAATAAAACTGGCCCTGTGATCCAATCTGTAGGTAGTTCTCAAAAGGTGGCTGAAGTTCGGAAAATTCCTGCCAAG GAAAGTAGTAGAGATGTTCCTGGGACTGCTATGGAAGTTGAAGATACTCATATGCAGATTAATAGCAAAGGTTCAGATGCTTCTGCCACCGTTCCCACCCTGAATCCTGCAAAG AGACCTCACAAAAATAGCAAGCAAGAACTCAAGGAATCTGTCCAAGAGCTTGCTGCTCGAGCAGCTAGTCTTGCCAAGGCCGAAGCTGCAAAAAATATTGCACCACCAAATTCAGCGTATCAGTTTGAGGTTTCTTGGCGAGGACTTTCTGGTGATCGTGATCTGCAAACTCATTTATTGAAG GTCACTTCACCTTCAATGTTACCCCAAATATTTAAAAATGCCTTGTCTGCTCCGATGCTCATGGACATTGTAAGATGCGTTGCCACATTTTCCAT TGAAGATATGGATTTAGCAATTAGATACCTGGAAAATCTTACAAAGGTCCCAAGGTTCGACATGATCATCATGTGCCTTTCATCCACTGATAAAGCTG AACTTGTCAAGATATGGGATGAGGTTTTCTGTAAGGGAGCCGAGGAGCACTCTGCAACCCTCGGTGCACTTCGCTTGAAATATGGCCTATAA
- the LOC104218488 gene encoding nucleolar protein 56-like has translation MALYLLYESASGYALFLVHGLDEIGQNTEAVRNSVTDLNRFGKIVKLAAFSPFESALDALNQCNAVSEGQMTDELRNFLELTLPKVKEGKKPKFSLGLAEPKLGSHIHEVTKFPCQSNEFVLELLRGVRLHFDKFIENLKSGDLEKAQLGLSHSYSRAKVKFNVNRVDNMVTQAIVLLDTLDKDINTFAMRVREWYSWHFPELVKIINDNYLYAKVAKFVDDKSQLSEDKLADLTEIVGDEDKAKEIVEAAKASMGQDLSPVDLINVKLFAQRVMDLVEYRKNLYDYLVTKMHDIAPNLAALIGEVVGARLISHAGSLTNLAKCPSSTLQILGAEKALFRALKTKGNTPKYGLIFHSSFIGRATARNKGRMARFLANKCSIASRLDCFLDKSTTAFGEKLREQVEERLDFYDKGVAPRKNLDVMKAAIETAEDKDMDVDEAANEASTKKTKKKKSKAEIMEGGQPMDEDKPFVDRNGDASEEPKSEKKKKKKEKRKSEQEPVHEEDQTAGNGNGVSEDGTAKKKKKKSKEGNGEELPAASEGKKKKKSKAQDDE, from the exons ATGGCGTTGTACCTATTGTACGAGTCCGCGTCCGGATACGCTCTGTTCTTGGTACATGGGCTTGACGAAATCGGCCAGAACACTGAGGCAGTTCGGAACTCAGTTACCGATCTCAATCGGTTTGGAAAAATCGTAAAACTTGCTGCTTTTAGTCCATTTGAATCTGCTCTTGATGCTCTTAACCAATGCAATGCTGTCTCTGAAG GGCAAATGACCGATGAGCTAAGGAACTTTTTGGAGCTTACTCTCCCAAAAGTTAAGGAGGGTAAGAAGCCTAAGTTCAGCCTAGGATTGGCAGAGCCTAAGCTCGGGTCACATATTCATGAAGTGACTAAGTTTCCCTGCCAAAGCAATGAGTTTGTCCTTGAACTTTTACGTGGAGTGCGCTTGCATTTTGACAAGTTCATTGAAAACCTAAAG TCTGGTGACCTGGAGAAAGCCCAACTTGGCCTGAGTCACAGTTACAGCAGAGCAAAGGTTAAGTTCAACGTCAATCGTGTTGACAATATGGTTACTCAAGCTATTGTCCTTCTTGATACTCTTGATAAAGATATAAATACCTTTGCAATGAGAGTCAG AGAATGGTACTCATGGCATTTCCCAGAGTTAGTGAAGATTATCAATGACAATTATCTATATGCTAAAGTTGCAAAATTCGTTGATGACAAATCCCAGTTGTCCGAAGACAAACTTGCAGACTTAACAGAAATAGTTGGAGATGAAGATAAAGCAAAAGAAATTGTAGAAGCTGCCAAAGCATCCATGG GCCAGGATTTGTCCCCAGTTGACTTGATTAACGTCAAGTTATTTGCACAGAGAGTAATGGACCTTGTTGAATACAGGAAGAATCTTTATGATTATCTGGTCACTAAGATGCATGACATAGCACCAAATTTGGCTGCTCTGATTGGTGAAGTCGTTGGTGCCCGTTTAATTTCTCATGCTGGTAGTCTCACAAATCTGGCAAAGTGCCCCTCTTCTACCCTTCAGATCCTTGGTGCTGAGAAGGCACTTTTCAG AGCCTTGAAAACCAAagggaatacaccaaaatatggTCTCATATTTCATTCTTCCTTCATTGGCCGTGCAACTGCTCGTAACAAGGGTCGGATGGCTCGTTTTCTTGCAAACAAGTGCTCTATTGCTTCTCGTCTTGACTGTTTCTTAG acAAAAGCACTACTGCTTTTGGCGAGAAACTCCGCGAACAAGTTGAGGAGCGACTAGACTTTTATGACAAGGGGGTTGCACCTCGTAAAAACCTAGATGTAATGAAAGCTGCTATTGAAACTGCCGAAGACAAAG ACATGGATGTTGATGAGGCAGCTAATGAAGCTTCGACAAAGAAAACCAAGAAAAAGAAATCGAAAGCTGAGATAATGGAAGGTGGACAACCAATGGATGAGGATAAACCATTTGTTGATAGAAATGGTGATGCCTCTGAAGAGCCCAAAtccgaaaagaaaaagaagaagaaggagaagcgGAAATCAGAACAGGAGCCAGTGCATGAAGAGGATCAAACTGCAGGTAATGGGAATGGTGTGAGTGAGGATGGAacagcaaagaagaagaaaaagaagagtaaGGAAGGAAATGGAGAGGAACTCCCTGCTGCAAGtgaaggtaaaaagaaaaagaagtccaAGGCCCAAGATGATGAATAA
- the LOC104218495 gene encoding uncharacterized protein isoform X4 — MARVPGKHTRDQFQDWELSLKDKDKKMKSQARGKEKLREDWSHTSELPTGPQVNGTQRVGKSTLISGAAGPYDYSKKYNPTSHLSSEMLSEESNIDANSEKELGNEFFKQKKFKEAIDCYSRSIALSPTAVAYANRAMAYLKLKRFQEAENDCTEALNLDDRYIKAYSRRSTARKELGKLKESIEDAEFASRLEPQNQEIKKQYGEVKALYEKEILKRVSGATGVSAQGAQNTGKTNKTGPVIQSVGSSQKVAEVRKIPAKESSRDVPGTAMEVEDTHMQINSKGSDASATVPTLNPAKRPHKNSKQELKESVQELAARAASLAKAEAAKNIAPPNSAYQFEVSWRGLSGDRDLQTHLLKVTSPSMLPQIFKNALSAPMLMDIVRCVATFSIEDMDLAIRYLENLTKVPRFDMIIMCLSSTDKAELVKIWDEVFCKGAEEHSATLGALRLKYGL, encoded by the exons ATGGCGAGGGTTCCAGGCAAGCACACTCGCGATCAATTTCAg GATTGGGAACTATCATTGAAGGATAAAGACAAAAAGATGAAATCGCAGGCTCGTGGCAAAGAGAAGTTG AGAGAAGACTGGAGCCATACTAGTGAACTTCCTACTGGTCCTCAAGTTAATGGGACACAACGAGTTGGCAAATCTACCTTGATCTCAGGTGCTGCTGGTCCATATGATTATTCTAAAAAGTACAATCCAACTAGCCATCTATCAAGTGAAATGTTGTCAGAAGAGAGTAACATTGACGCCAATTCAGAGAAAGAGCTG GGTAATGAGTTCTTTAAGCAGAAAAAGTTCAAGGAAGCTATTGATTGCTATTCTAGAAGCATCGCACTTTCACCAACTGCAGTAGCTTATGCCAATAGAGCAATGGCTTATCTTAAACTCAAAAG GTTTCAAGAGGCAGAGAACGACTGCACAGAGGCCTTGAATCTGGATGATCGCTACATTAAAGCATATTCTCGCCGTTCAACTGCTAGGAAAGAACTTGGAAAATTGAAAGAATCAATTGAAG ATGCTGAATTTGCCTCGAGGTTGGAGCCACAGAACCAAGAAATCAAGAAGCAGTATGGAGAAGTTAAGGCTCTGTATGAGAAG GAGATTCTTAAAAGAGTATCAGGAGCAACAGGAGTTTCTGCACAAGGGGCTCAAAACACTGGAAAGACAAATAAAACTGGCCCTGTGATCCAATCTGTAGGTAGTTCTCAAAAGGTGGCTGAAGTTCGGAAAATTCCTGCCAAG GAAAGTAGTAGAGATGTTCCTGGGACTGCTATGGAAGTTGAAGATACTCATATGCAGATTAATAGCAAAGGTTCAGATGCTTCTGCCACCGTTCCCACCCTGAATCCTGCAAAG AGACCTCACAAAAATAGCAAGCAAGAACTCAAGGAATCTGTCCAAGAGCTTGCTGCTCGAGCAGCTAGTCTTGCCAAGGCCGAAGCTGCAAAAAATATTGCACCACCAAATTCAGCGTATCAGTTTGAGGTTTCTTGGCGAGGACTTTCTGGTGATCGTGATCTGCAAACTCATTTATTGAAG GTCACTTCACCTTCAATGTTACCCCAAATATTTAAAAATGCCTTGTCTGCTCCGATGCTCATGGACATTGTAAGATGCGTTGCCACATTTTCCAT TGAAGATATGGATTTAGCAATTAGATACCTGGAAAATCTTACAAAGGTCCCAAGGTTCGACATGATCATCATGTGCCTTTCATCCACTGATAAAGCTG AACTTGTCAAGATATGGGATGAGGTTTTCTGTAAGGGAGCCGAGGAGCACTCTGCAACCCTCGGTGCACTTCGCTTGAAATATGGCCTATAA